A segment of the Deltaproteobacteria bacterium genome:
CCGTCCGGTCGGCGGCCTGGATCATTCCCTCGTACGCCTCGCGGTTCGGATCGGTGGGGGTCGCTGACGCGAGAAGCATCTGGCTCAGCCCTGAGATGATGGTCATCGGGTTGTTCAGCTCGTGGGCCAGGCCCGCGCCGAGCTCGCCCACCGCGCCGAGCTTCTGCGACTGGATGACCTGGTCGATCGCCTCGCGCACCTCGCGGGTCCGCTCCTCGACGCGCGTCTTCAGCTCGGCGTTCCAGGCCGCCAGCTCGTCCTTCTGGGCCGTGATGGTTCCCATCGACTCGCGGATGGCCTGCGCCATCTGGTTGAACGCCGACGCGAGCTGGCCCACCTCGTCCCGGCTCGAGACCGGAACCCGCGCCTCGTAGTCGCCGCTCTCCACGCGACGCGCGGCTCGCGCCAGCTCTCCGACGGGGCGGGCCACTCCGCGCCCCAGGTACAGCCCGCCGGCGAGGGCGAAGAGCAGACAGACCCCGGTCCAGATCCAGGTCGCGCCGAGGAGCGCACGGCGATTGGCCGCCAGCGATTGGAGCGGTAGCTCGAGCGCCAGTCGATACCCCACCGTCCCCACGGGTGCATGGCTCGCGAGCACCTCGCGCCCGTCGCTGCGACGCACGTGGCCGCTGCGGCTCGCCCCGCGCGGCGCGTCGCCCGGAAGTGCGGCGGCCCCAGCATTCGAGGCGCTACGCGGGGCCGCGAGGACCACGCGGCCCGTCGGGTCGAGAAGGTAGGCCGTGCGCCCGCCGGCCGTCGCTCGGGCGAGAACCTGCTCCACCTCGTCGAGAGAGAGCTCCGCAGCGAGCACCCAGCTCTCCCCGCGACGCGGCAGGCTCACGCGCACGGCGCACACGACGCGCCCGTCCCCTCCGCTCCCTCGATACGCCGGCCCGAAGGCCACACCGGCGCCGAGGGCGAGCTCGACAGGAACGTGCGCCGCGAGACGGGCCAGGTCGGCCTCTCGCATGCGCCTGCGCCCCTTCAGGTCCGGCGCGTCGATCGGAACTCCCTCGGGCAGGTACGCGGGGGGCACGAGCGCGCGCCCTCGTCGGTCGAGGAGCGCCACCGCGTTCACGTAGGCGAGCTGGCGCAAGGGGAGCCGCAGGGCCGTGGCGAGCTCCGCCCCCTGGAGCTGCTCGAAAGGGAGGTACGAGGCCACGCGACGAAGGTCGTCCGCGGCGGTGCGAAACCAGCCTCCCGCGGCAGCCGCCGTCTGCACGGCGAGAGCCGTCTGCAGGCGATCCATCTCCGCGTCCAGGGCACGTCCGCTGAGGCCGGCCGTCACGAGGCCGGAGGCCGCGACCGGGAGTGCGGAGGCCAGGACGAGCACGAGGGCGACTTTGGTCGGGTATCTCACGTCCACCTGGAGCGAGGCCCCGGCGAGGGGCTGGGCCCCCATTGTCGCAAAGCCGTTGGGAAACGCGACTTTTTGTGCCGGCGCCGGGGGCCGGTCCGGGCGTCCTCGGGGGCCCGAGGGGGCACGACAGGATCCCGAGCCGGATCATTTCTTCTGTTGCATTTTTGCGTAAGCCAAGTCACTATGTTTTTGTACGACGTAAGCGCCCGTGGCAGGCCGTGCGCCCTGCGAAGCGAACGGACCGGCGCCCGAGGCGGAAACCAGAGGAGGACGACCATGGCCGGGCTATTTCAGACCTACGTGGTGGACGACGAGGCGTCGATCCGTCACCTGATCTGTCATCTGCTCAGCCGCAACGGCTTCGCGGTGCAGGCCTTCTCCACCGCGGAGGCCTTCCGGCAGGCGGTGGATCCGAGCCAGCCCTACCTCCTCGTCACCGACAAGAACCTGCCGGGAGATTCGGGGATCCGCCTCATCGAACAGCTCCGGCAGGAGGGGCACCCCTTCGAGGCCATCCTGATCACCGCCTACGCCGACATGGGCTCCGCGGTGGACGCCGTCCGTCTGGGGCTCTACAGCTACCTGCCCAAGCCGTTCAACCTGCAGACCCTCGTAACGGACCTCACCGGCGCCGCGAAGCGGCTCGCGGCCCGGGCGCAGGCGGCCACTCCTCCCGCACTGAAGGCCGAACGCGACGCGCTCCCCGAGGCGCGTCCGCTCCCCGTCGAGAGCCTGATCGCGACCGTCTCGAGCCGCGTGGCGGGGGCCTTCCGCGAGCAGTGCACGCCCTTCTGGACCGGCGACGCGCCGGCGGCCTCCGTGGTCGTGGCCCCCGAGGTGGCGCAGGAGCTGATGCAGACGCTGCTCATGTGCGCGCAGCGCAATGCCGCCCCCAAGACGGCCGTGATGCTACACACCGAGCTCGTGGGGGACAGCGTCGAGGTGCACGTGCAGTTCCGCGCGCAGCGTTCGTTCGCCGA
Coding sequences within it:
- a CDS encoding HAMP domain-containing histidine kinase, with the translated sequence MGAQPLAGASLQVDVRYPTKVALVLVLASALPVAASGLVTAGLSGRALDAEMDRLQTALAVQTAAAAGGWFRTAADDLRRVASYLPFEQLQGAELATALRLPLRQLAYVNAVALLDRRGRALVPPAYLPEGVPIDAPDLKGRRRMREADLARLAAHVPVELALGAGVAFGPAYRGSGGDGRVVCAVRVSLPRRGESWVLAAELSLDEVEQVLARATAGGRTAYLLDPTGRVVLAAPRSASNAGAAALPGDAPRGASRSGHVRRSDGREVLASHAPVGTVGYRLALELPLQSLAANRRALLGATWIWTGVCLLFALAGGLYLGRGVARPVGELARAARRVESGDYEARVPVSSRDEVGQLASAFNQMAQAIRESMGTITAQKDELAAWNAELKTRVEERTREVREAIDQVIQSQKLGAVGELGAGLAHELNNPMTIISGLSQMLLASATPTDPNREAYEGMIQAADRTAEIVRNLQRFSETPMGLELQRLDVARLVRETLALTAARLAEAKVELRLEVGPALPEVRGNAAELSQVLLHLVQNAVRAMPKGGQLAVGVHAVEEAVAIKVLDTGRGISPTDLGRIFEPFYAPEKTRTGRPGLGLSVAKRIVDEHQGRIVVRSTVGQGTEFTVFLPGLRGQTHLS
- a CDS encoding response regulator, encoding MAGLFQTYVVDDEASIRHLICHLLSRNGFAVQAFSTAEAFRQAVDPSQPYLLVTDKNLPGDSGIRLIEQLRQEGHPFEAILITAYADMGSAVDAVRLGLYSYLPKPFNLQTLVTDLTGAAKRLAARAQAATPPALKAERDALPEARPLPVESLIATVSSRVAGAFREQCTPFWTGDAPAASVVVAPEVAQELMQTLLMCAQRNAAPKTAVMLHTELVGDSVEVHVQFRAQRSFAERTEESELEQVFAYCRRAARALGGCLHLTWPGMNEVDITLCLPTQAALEEPGAPPHCCN